The DNA window ACGACTTTCTAACTGATCCAACCGGCAGCCGCCGGTTTCTGCCGTTTGAAGCGTTTAGCATCGACATTCAGACCGCGCAGGCCATCGATATCAATCAGGTGTGGGCTGAAGCTTACCAACTCTTTCGTGAAGGCTTTACGTACTGGTTTACTGCTGACGAAACAGCCTCATTATTTGCCAATAATGAAAACTTTCAGGTTGATTCCCCGGAGTACGAGCTACTACTAGAGTACTATGAACCAGTTGAGAACAGAGAGTGGGCAACCGCCTTTCTAACCTCAACTGCCATCCTGGCTAATTTGGAAATGTACACCCGTCAGAAACTACGGGCAAAGCAGCTAGGGGAAGCGTTGAGAAAGCTCCAATTCATGCGTTTCAACAAGAAACTGGGCGGATCTAGTCCGGTTCACGTATGGGCTGTTCGGGAACGCTCCGATCTGGAACGTGAAACTAAGCGGACCAATCTATAAACGAGCTGGTAGCAGGCTAGAAGCAGACAGGTAGCAAGCAAGTAGCAAGATAGATCCTACTACTAGCCTGTGTGGCAGAGAAAAGGTAGAAATCTGATAAAACGCTGTGAGTCAGGCAAGTAATAGAATTGATTTATCATTTCTTCCTTTTTCTCCTTGCTACCTTGCTACCAATGGTAAAAAAGCCTTTTACAGCCACCAAAGGCAGTTTTATAGTAGCAAGATGATCTTGCTACCACCTTGCTACCAACCTGCTACCGGGAAGGTAGCAAGGTAGCAAGCTAAAAAGACCAATGTAGGTAAAACGATAAAAAGCCCACAAAGGAAAAAGTCAATATGATCGGCTCTCAAACGATACAATCAGCTAAGCAGGTAGCCATTGCCGACTACCTAGCATTCAGAGGTTTTCAGCCCGTCAGTCAGCACGGCCAACGGCTCGTATACTACTCCCCGTTCCGGCAGGAAAGTACGCCCTCCTTTTGGGTCAATCCGGCTATAAATCGCTATAAAGATTTTGGCTCCAGCGAGACCGGAGACGATGTGATCCGGCTAGTGCAGCGGCTCAACAGCGTCAGCTTTACCCAAGCTGTTGACGAGCTGAGCCGGTTCGCTGGTTTGGAAAGTAAGCCTGGCTTTTCATTTAGTGGGCCTGTTCACGCCCCCACTGCACAAGCTACTATTTGTTCGATCAAACTGCTTTCCAATCCGCACTTGATCAGATATGTGGAAAGCCGCAAGATCAGCTACCCGACCGCACGGCGGTACTGCCTGGAGATCTACTACCAGCAGGGCGAAAAGAACCTATTTGCGCTAGGATTTGCCAACCAGAAAGGCGGCTACGCATTGCGGAATGGAGTAGGGGCTAAGCGCAATATAGGGCCAGCCGGATACACGCTGATCGACGCACCTACGGCTGGCAGCATCAACGTCTTTGAAGGGGTGTTTGATTTCCTTTCCGCCCTGGAGTACTACGGCCTACAAACGCCCACTTTCCCTACGCTGGTGCTCAACTCAACGACCAATTTGGAAAGTGCTTTCCCATTGTTGGAAAGCTACCAACGGGTAAACGCCTACCTGGATAATGATACAGCCGGAAAAGCAACCCTAGAACGACTTTCCAATAACGGTTTGTGTGTCGCTGACCGCTCCAGGTTGTACGCTGAGCACAAAGATTTCAATGCGTTCTGGCTGGAGCGTGCTGCTTTCCATTTACCAGGCTAAGACTTTCCACTCGACTCAATGAGCACAAACCGACCCCGCGCCCCGTAATGACATAAAGTATTGAAAATCAACTAATTAAATCATTCTCAATTTTTTGCACCCAAAATTTGAGTTAAACTATTGAAAATGAGCACTTTGTAGAAAAACACCCCCCGTTTTTGGGCATTTTTTTCTTTATCGACCCCGCCCTTTACCGGTTTTGGGACTTTCCACTTTTTCCGTTTCCGAATATATGAAAACGAGTTTTGAGTTGTTGGTCGATTCCGTCCACAAATATTGTGGGCAGTTCGCTAACACAAATGGGCCTTCACTCCCCACTGTAGCCAATCCGCTTAGCCACCACGTAAGCACTTTCCACTTTCCAATCAATAGCAACCAATGAAACTACTAATCCTGAGTACCGGCACCCCGTCGAAATACCTAACACAAGCTATTACCGACGCCGGACACACCTATGAGACTCATGACCCCCGTAACCTGTATCTGTTCATCTCCGAGCAGGTCAATGGCTATGATCGGATCTTCAATGGCTCACCGGAGCTGGAAAGTCCGGTACGGCTATTTGCAGCTTCGTTCGATGCGGTGATTAGCCGGATCGGTGCTGAACTACCGCTGTGTGTGTCGATCCTGCGCCACCTAAATGAAAACTTGACTGTATACAGTCCGCAAACCGCTATCGGCCTGTTAGTGGCACACGACAAGCTGTGGACAAGCCAAGTGCTGAGCGCGGCCAACGTACGTACTCC is part of the Spirosoma rhododendri genome and encodes:
- a CDS encoding CHC2 zinc finger domain-containing protein is translated as MIGSQTIQSAKQVAIADYLAFRGFQPVSQHGQRLVYYSPFRQESTPSFWVNPAINRYKDFGSSETGDDVIRLVQRLNSVSFTQAVDELSRFAGLESKPGFSFSGPVHAPTAQATICSIKLLSNPHLIRYVESRKISYPTARRYCLEIYYQQGEKNLFALGFANQKGGYALRNGVGAKRNIGPAGYTLIDAPTAGSINVFEGVFDFLSALEYYGLQTPTFPTLVLNSTTNLESAFPLLESYQRVNAYLDNDTAGKATLERLSNNGLCVADRSRLYAEHKDFNAFWLERAAFHLPG